The Sulfurospirillum halorespirans DSM 13726 genome has a window encoding:
- a CDS encoding Z1 domain-containing protein → MTNRTYIDLINTFIDIEVDKRLKENKVLTFQFFSSEELKAQVRQSTPFFSDDKFDDLYAIAIKEAKHRNKQGMTPSVSLSTKETKNQKWLTDDRIKSLGWNHDEIITYRARYLKYLKNLERSELYIQETARSSEEIIKKLGDPHSENPYFTRGLVVGSVQSGKTANFNAVINSALDVGYDLIIVLSGIMEDLREQTQKRIEKEVVGTNIGGEWNGVGKVSSFGTRGSHPEVNQVCIPTSAKTDFKKNMKEADFDLNHKNILVCKKNTGVLKNLLLWLDKYLNENKDKIDIPFLIIDDEADNASLNNLGHKGIEYASVINGQIRALLALFNKKTYLGYTATPFANVLQDRNEKPKEKLEIKDNGEIKSFEQEGSLFPKDFIELLFPPDNYIGAKHFFETRLNKIKKIDPLIPPVINDYLEYFPHRITTNDMLPTKETGKGTRATRKDDKFPKKNQLSDSLKDAIKCFVISTAIRTSREKEMFQSKLFQPHNTMLIHISRFTPWQTRTKENVDKYVNELKSALENDSPSDKKGIYVDFEKIWNKYYAYIMENIRTYLPDDYEDDFLTPRTFHDIKPLLYKAISDIEVKAINSETKDKLDYPEDKPKKYIAIGGNRLSRGFTLEGLTINYFIRNTNFSDTLLQMGRWFGYRPGYIDCCKVFVTQDGIEKFDQTTATIEDLEDKFIEMNRDPNNTPANFALRVLSHPGVIQITRGDILKNAKEIKWSYSDHLKQFTKFHIDNKKINEAWEAFVSHISSPDIHFEIKYNEENKPEFLEYQPKAINKLLDFLNLPNSFYERNDDLSGIKEYIKLCSKENKLNKWSVVIKVTGRGKVLKGNVSGLPIDIHKAERKSSTSKKWHDMLKNEHIFAAGGGSSNILGGGQDMQIRLNDTQIKQANQKFKDQLRKDLKDKYPNISDITLEEKVKQTSVPEKIFRRMMSDEEGILLIYLMDLESIFSDENGHIAELDELKKSIDMNIPLIGYAIGIPKIDSNIGGTYLESLFHKDIDEEYNEDEEYNELKEELEG, encoded by the coding sequence ATGACTAACAGAACTTATATTGACTTGATTAATACGTTTATTGATATAGAAGTAGATAAAAGATTAAAAGAAAACAAAGTTTTGACATTTCAATTTTTCAGCTCTGAAGAGCTTAAAGCTCAAGTTAGACAAAGCACTCCTTTTTTTAGTGATGATAAGTTTGATGATTTATATGCAATAGCAATAAAAGAAGCAAAACATCGTAATAAACAGGGCATGACCCCAAGTGTATCGCTTAGTACAAAAGAAACAAAAAATCAAAAATGGTTAACAGATGATCGTATCAAAAGTCTTGGGTGGAATCATGATGAAATAATTACTTACAGAGCCAGATATTTAAAATATTTAAAGAATTTGGAGAGATCTGAATTATATATTCAAGAAACAGCTAGATCAAGTGAGGAAATAATTAAAAAATTAGGTGATCCACATTCAGAAAATCCATATTTCACAAGAGGATTGGTAGTTGGAAGTGTGCAATCTGGTAAAACGGCAAATTTTAATGCAGTTATAAATAGTGCTTTAGATGTAGGATATGATCTAATAATTGTTTTATCAGGCATTATGGAAGATTTACGGGAGCAGACCCAAAAGAGAATTGAAAAAGAAGTAGTTGGCACCAATATAGGTGGAGAATGGAATGGTGTAGGCAAAGTTTCTTCATTTGGAACAAGGGGCAGTCATCCAGAAGTAAATCAAGTTTGTATTCCAACATCAGCCAAAACTGATTTTAAGAAAAATATGAAAGAAGCAGATTTCGATTTAAATCATAAAAATATTTTGGTATGTAAAAAGAATACAGGTGTGCTTAAAAACCTCTTACTCTGGTTGGATAAATATTTAAATGAGAACAAAGATAAAATCGATATTCCCTTTTTGATTATTGATGATGAAGCAGATAATGCTTCCTTAAACAATCTCGGACATAAAGGTATTGAGTATGCTTCTGTTATCAATGGTCAAATACGGGCATTACTTGCATTATTTAATAAAAAAACATATTTGGGCTATACGGCTACTCCTTTTGCCAATGTATTACAAGATAGAAATGAGAAACCAAAAGAAAAGTTGGAAATAAAAGACAATGGTGAAATTAAATCATTTGAACAAGAAGGAAGCTTATTCCCAAAAGATTTTATAGAGTTACTTTTTCCTCCAGATAATTATATTGGAGCGAAACATTTTTTTGAAACCCGTTTAAATAAGATTAAAAAAATCGATCCATTAATTCCTCCCGTTATCAATGATTATTTGGAGTATTTCCCGCACCGTATAACAACTAATGATATGCTACCCACAAAAGAAACAGGCAAAGGTACTAGAGCAACTAGAAAGGACGATAAATTTCCAAAAAAAAATCAACTTTCGGATTCTCTAAAAGACGCGATAAAATGTTTTGTAATCTCTACGGCAATCAGAACTAGCAGAGAAAAAGAGATGTTTCAATCAAAACTTTTTCAACCACATAATACGATGTTGATTCATATATCCAGATTTACACCGTGGCAAACTCGTACAAAAGAAAATGTAGATAAGTATGTTAATGAACTTAAAAGTGCTTTAGAGAATGATTCTCCCTCTGATAAAAAAGGAATTTATGTAGATTTTGAAAAAATTTGGAATAAATATTATGCTTATATTATGGAAAATATTAGAACATATTTACCAGATGATTATGAGGATGATTTTTTAACTCCAAGAACATTTCATGATATTAAACCATTACTCTATAAAGCAATCAGTGATATTGAAGTAAAAGCCATCAATAGTGAAACAAAAGATAAATTGGATTATCCAGAGGATAAACCAAAAAAGTATATTGCTATAGGGGGGAATAGACTATCTAGGGGTTTTACACTCGAAGGCTTAACAATAAATTATTTTATACGTAATACAAACTTTTCTGATACATTACTACAAATGGGAAGATGGTTTGGCTATCGCCCTGGTTACATAGATTGTTGTAAGGTGTTCGTAACTCAAGATGGAATAGAAAAATTTGATCAAACAACAGCAACTATTGAAGATCTCGAAGACAAATTTATTGAAATGAATCGAGATCCGAATAATACACCTGCAAATTTTGCATTACGAGTATTAAGTCACCCTGGAGTGATTCAGATCACAAGGGGTGATATATTAAAGAATGCTAAAGAAATTAAATGGTCATATTCGGACCATTTGAAGCAATTCACAAAATTTCATATTGATAACAAGAAAATCAATGAGGCTTGGGAAGCTTTTGTATCACATATTTCTTCGCCAGACATTCACTTTGAAATTAAATATAATGAAGAAAATAAGCCCGAGTTTTTGGAATACCAACCTAAAGCTATCAATAAGCTACTCGATTTTTTAAATTTACCAAATAGTTTTTATGAAAGAAACGATGATTTATCTGGAATAAAAGAATATATAAAACTTTGTTCAAAAGAGAATAAATTAAATAAATGGTCGGTGGTTATTAAAGTAACAGGTAGAGGTAAAGTCTTAAAAGGTAATGTATCAGGCTTACCAATTGATATTCATAAAGCAGAAAGGAAAAGTTCAACTTCTAAGAAATGGCACGACATGCTCAAGAATGAACATATATTTGCGGCTGGTGGTGGATCTTCTAACATTTTAGGTGGTGGTCAAGATATGCAGATACGCCTAAATGATACTCAGATAAAGCAAGCTAACCAAAAATTTAAAGACCAACTTCGAAAAGATTTAAAGGATAAATATCCAAATATTAGTGATATAACATTAGAAGAAAAAGTGAAACAAACGAGTGTCCCTGAAAAAATATTTAGAAGGATGATGAGTGATGAAGAAGGTATTTTACTTATTTATCTAATGGATTTAGAATCAATTTTTTCAGATGAAAATGGTCATATTGCCGAATTGGATGAATTAAAAAAATCAATAGATATGAATATTCCTCTAATAGGATATGCTATTGGGATACCTAAAATTGATAGTAATATTGGTGGAACATATTTAGAAAGTTTATTTCATAAAGATATAGATGAAGAATATAACGAAGATGAAGAATATAACGAGTTAAAAGAGGAACTCGAAGGATGA
- a CDS encoding AIPR family protein: protein MNDIEERLNFRSDLLEDSKDEDGFIVQSNLLSQVLPSMLDAKLIDSEDFNDSYFHDQSNGQKLNAYNISNSGERLQLFIIDESTIDETSNTEELLILQKADYDNQFKRVEKLIKKAFNSQLFNSIQDSDKAKVLASKLESLEGFNEIDVIEIFLISLTVAISNQGKTTQPRSIYFQEEKCNRAFKSKEEAKKKEVLILKKLIDLNFLFNVMVSKGYREVLTIDFEKTFNYGLEAIKAAENESFVSYLCVLKADIIADLYRQYSSRLLEKNVRSFLDFRGVNKGIKETIRKEPEKFIAYNNGLTITATDIKTFENKHKLYIASLTDFQIVNGGQTTATIYFSKKDGLDVSKVYVMAKINVAKQTNEKDLEQLIDNISKYSNAQSKVSNVDLKSRNSQLLKIKKLSESILTPKSRKWFFERSKGEFNTLLRKERSNKNKILKDFPSERRFTKEQLGKYYCAWGEEPYLVKKGGERIFRNFIEHLSPDEDNGKKPPTIDRDYYEALIAKVILFKEMELIYGTRNSAIGQIRSAVIPYSLSVLYIYTDTHKNYFNFQKIWKDEGVDENLSVFLWNLMKLVNALIKKYSLSDDLGEYSKRIELWNSIKHCQEIDFFMSEDKNKILMSKYIIQDKRG, encoded by the coding sequence ATGAATGATATTGAAGAACGTTTAAATTTTCGATCAGATTTACTGGAAGATTCAAAAGACGAAGATGGCTTTATTGTACAAAGCAATTTGTTATCTCAGGTTCTACCTTCAATGCTAGATGCGAAATTAATTGATTCTGAAGATTTTAATGACTCTTACTTTCATGATCAATCGAATGGTCAAAAACTAAATGCGTATAATATAAGTAATTCTGGAGAGCGGTTACAATTATTTATTATTGATGAAAGTACTATTGATGAAACATCAAATACAGAGGAATTATTGATTTTGCAAAAAGCTGATTATGACAATCAATTCAAACGTGTTGAGAAGCTGATAAAAAAAGCTTTTAATAGTCAGTTGTTTAATTCCATCCAAGATTCTGATAAAGCAAAAGTATTAGCCTCAAAACTTGAGTCTCTTGAAGGATTTAATGAAATTGATGTTATTGAAATTTTTCTTATATCTTTAACTGTGGCTATTTCAAATCAAGGCAAAACTACACAACCAAGAAGTATCTATTTTCAAGAAGAAAAATGTAACAGAGCTTTTAAGAGTAAAGAAGAGGCAAAGAAAAAAGAGGTTTTAATACTCAAGAAGCTTATAGACCTCAATTTTTTGTTCAATGTAATGGTTTCAAAAGGCTACAGAGAAGTATTGACCATTGATTTTGAAAAGACCTTTAACTATGGCCTTGAGGCTATTAAAGCTGCAGAAAACGAAAGTTTTGTTTCATATCTTTGTGTATTAAAAGCAGATATTATTGCAGATTTATATAGGCAGTATAGTAGTAGGCTTTTAGAAAAGAATGTTAGATCTTTTCTCGATTTTAGGGGAGTTAACAAGGGAATAAAAGAAACTATACGAAAAGAGCCTGAAAAATTTATAGCATATAACAATGGTCTGACCATTACAGCAACAGATATAAAAACGTTTGAGAATAAACATAAGTTATATATTGCATCGTTAACTGATTTTCAGATTGTAAACGGTGGGCAGACGACAGCAACAATTTATTTTTCAAAAAAAGATGGACTAGATGTTAGTAAAGTTTATGTTATGGCGAAGATCAATGTCGCAAAACAGACAAATGAAAAAGATCTCGAACAGCTTATTGATAATATCAGTAAATATTCAAATGCCCAATCAAAAGTATCAAATGTTGATCTAAAATCAAGAAACTCTCAACTTCTTAAAATTAAAAAATTAAGTGAAAGTATATTGACTCCAAAAAGTAGAAAATGGTTTTTTGAAAGATCCAAGGGCGAATTTAATACTCTTTTGAGAAAGGAACGAAGCAATAAAAATAAGATTTTAAAAGATTTCCCTAGTGAAAGAAGATTTACTAAAGAACAACTTGGAAAATATTATTGCGCATGGGGTGAAGAGCCTTACTTAGTGAAAAAAGGTGGAGAACGAATTTTTAGAAATTTTATAGAGCACCTTAGCCCTGATGAAGATAATGGAAAGAAACCACCAACCATAGATAGAGATTATTATGAAGCTTTAATAGCAAAGGTTATTTTATTTAAAGAAATGGAGCTAATTTATGGAACAAGAAATAGCGCTATTGGTCAAATCAGATCAGCTGTAATTCCATATTCTTTATCGGTTCTTTATATCTATACTGATACGCACAAGAATTACTTTAATTTTCAAAAAATATGGAAAGATGAAGGCGTGGATGAAAATCTATCTGTCTTTTTGTGGAATTTAATGAAATTAGTAAATGCTCTAATTAAGAAGTATTCATTAAGTGACGACTTAGGTGAATATTCAAAAAGAATAGAGTTATGGAATAGTATAAAACATTGTCAAGAGATTGATTTTTTTATGTCAGAAGATAAGAATAAAATACTTATGTCGAAATATATAATACAAGATAAAAGAGGATAG
- a CDS encoding PD-(D/E)XK motif protein, whose product MIQSNELQNIWKNIQYSGKSEFEFNRIDSGISIPEMSIGLNSSLNKCLLLEIPKNYNVDFQKSIKQNLTLYFFKDTNFIVLELTDKAFEDLFDDLIISIYQHIYQLSDVDKYSKIFIAMFYKWSEFFDDKKVEKHSLDIIKGLYGELFILYLLIKECNSSHLNDILMSWKGPYDSGHDFVLENKNIEVKTKETIKNSVKISSEYQLEYELKKGLELHVISVETNSENARSLSRLLDLVKDIIINKMGDFSIILAALLQKNITTQNIRIYDNFQFEVMEIAIYDCLDESFPKLTKSNTPKAVGNIQYTLYLDYLNDFLVSKRKFFDE is encoded by the coding sequence ATGATTCAATCTAACGAATTGCAAAACATATGGAAAAATATTCAATACTCTGGGAAAAGCGAATTTGAATTTAATCGTATAGACAGTGGTATTTCAATTCCTGAAATGAGTATTGGATTAAACTCTTCGTTGAATAAATGTCTTTTATTGGAGATACCTAAGAACTATAATGTAGATTTCCAAAAATCGATAAAACAAAACTTAACACTGTACTTTTTTAAGGATACAAATTTTATTGTTTTGGAATTAACTGATAAAGCATTTGAAGATTTATTTGATGACTTGATTATTTCAATTTATCAGCATATATATCAATTATCAGATGTAGATAAGTATTCTAAAATTTTTATAGCAATGTTTTACAAATGGAGTGAATTTTTTGATGATAAAAAAGTAGAAAAACATTCCTTAGATATAATAAAAGGGCTTTATGGTGAGCTTTTTATTTTATATTTATTAATAAAAGAATGTAATTCTTCTCATTTAAATGATATATTGATGTCATGGAAAGGACCGTACGATAGCGGACATGATTTTGTATTAGAAAATAAAAATATTGAAGTAAAAACGAAAGAAACTATAAAAAATTCTGTAAAAATTTCGAGTGAATATCAGTTGGAGTATGAATTAAAAAAAGGATTAGAGTTACATGTAATATCTGTTGAAACTAATTCCGAAAATGCTAGATCTTTGAGTAGGTTATTGGATCTTGTCAAAGATATTATAATCAACAAGATGGGAGATTTTTCAATTATTTTAGCTGCTCTATTGCAAAAAAATATTACCACTCAGAATATACGTATTTATGATAACTTTCAGTTTGAGGTAATGGAAATCGCAATATACGACTGTTTAGATGAATCGTTTCCAAAGCTTACAAAAAGTAATACGCCAAAGGCAGTAGGGAATATTCAATATACTTTATATCTAGATTATTTAAATGATTTTTTAGTTTCAAAAAGGAAATTTTTTGATGAATGA
- a CDS encoding DNA cytosine methyltransferase codes for MVVLDLFSGAGGLSEGFFRANATFVGHVELDPYACKTLKTRTAYWNLKQQGKLNIYYDYLLKKISTETLWDKANVLHSDDVINKEISESTFPEITSRIKANLKNKNLQHVDVIIGGPPCQAYSIIGRARMKESVSADPRNFLYKYYVKFLTTFKPKMFIFENVPGLRSAGDGQYFKDLKTAIDKAGYHIEEPQELIASDFGVLQNRRRIIIVGWEKKKNMQYQYPDFEKINIDKYLVNDLLKDLPSTTPGTRIEGKNEYIQNTNAYLIKANIREKNFNILTQHETRPHNERDREIYKEAILAWNLYKKRLCYKELASRRPELITHKNTESFTNRFNVIKADEKASHTILAHMAMDGHYYIHPDIQQLRSLSIREAARLQSFPDDFYFEGPRTSAFRQIGNAVPPKMAEQIAKTIKKLIDNL; via the coding sequence GTGGTTGTTCTAGATTTATTTTCAGGTGCTGGAGGCCTATCTGAAGGCTTTTTTCGAGCTAATGCTACCTTCGTAGGACATGTTGAATTGGATCCTTATGCATGCAAAACATTAAAAACTAGAACTGCATATTGGAATTTAAAACAACAAGGAAAACTCAATATCTATTACGATTACCTTTTAAAAAAAATATCAACAGAAACTCTGTGGGATAAAGCGAATGTTTTACATTCCGATGATGTAATAAATAAAGAAATTTCAGAATCAACTTTTCCTGAAATAACTTCGCGTATTAAAGCAAATCTCAAAAATAAAAATTTGCAACATGTTGATGTTATTATTGGAGGCCCTCCATGTCAAGCATATTCTATCATAGGAAGAGCTAGAATGAAGGAATCTGTTAGTGCTGATCCAAGAAATTTTTTGTATAAATATTATGTCAAATTTCTAACTACTTTTAAGCCTAAAATGTTTATTTTTGAAAATGTTCCTGGTTTAAGAAGTGCTGGAGATGGGCAGTACTTTAAAGATCTAAAAACTGCTATCGATAAAGCTGGATATCATATTGAAGAACCCCAAGAACTCATTGCATCTGACTTCGGAGTATTACAAAATCGCAGAAGAATCATTATTGTGGGCTGGGAAAAAAAGAAAAATATGCAGTATCAATATCCTGATTTTGAAAAAATTAATATTGATAAATATTTAGTCAATGACCTTTTAAAAGATCTACCATCAACAACTCCAGGAACACGAATAGAGGGTAAAAATGAATACATTCAGAATACGAATGCTTATTTAATAAAAGCGAATATACGAGAAAAGAATTTTAATATATTAACGCAACATGAAACAAGACCTCATAATGAACGAGATCGAGAAATATACAAAGAAGCTATATTAGCATGGAATCTCTATAAAAAAAGACTTTGCTATAAAGAATTAGCAAGTAGAAGGCCTGAACTTATTACCCATAAGAACACTGAATCATTTACAAATAGATTCAACGTAATTAAAGCTGATGAAAAAGCATCTCATACTATTCTTGCCCATATGGCAATGGATGGACACTATTATATTCATCCAGATATTCAACAATTACGCTCTTTATCAATAAGAGAAGCAGCTAGGTTGCAAAGTTTTCCTGACGATTTCTATTTTGAAGGGCCTAGAACATCAGCTTTTAGGCAAATAGGAAACGCTGTACCGCCTAAAATGGCAGAACAGATTGCAAAAACAATAAAAAAGTTAATTGATAATTTATAG